The region tatatttcttttattttattttagaataaggttttttaaatcttattaaactccatgtatatgatattgattagaataatgagtttcactcctattagaataaggtttacaagcctataaataggcatagtctactcctcttgtaaataattcgaattcgacatagtgaattttcttctcctctgtccgtggttttttcccgaaagggtttccacgtaaaatctgtgtgtactttatttttctatttttttgcgatatattgtcattaccgacattataTTTTTGTCATTTACAAAAACTTTACCgttcattttttttttagttttaccttcttcttttttttcttttatgcagCAATGTTCTAtgtcttcaaattttttattttaaatttagctacgtaaaaatttgatgtgtcatttaacggttaaattaatagttttaataaaGAAAGATCACAATTAATATAACATCGATTATTTTGGAATATAACTAGAATGTTTTGAAGTTTGAGAGCCAATTTAAAATGAGAGACATAGTTTGGGAATGTCTAGTGCAATTAACTCTTAATTTAATTGAAAGTAATTTTTTAGGTATAATTAAAGTTTTTCCATGTCCCGTTTTACCCTCTATGAAGACTAATTATTTTAGAGATCAGAAGATGTTTTtatctattaattaatttaaattaattagagttAATATAATTCATAAATGATATGTCTCcttatttaagtttaaattttaaataatttaatttaatttaaaataaataataaacatatattgtttattttctattaatagTAAGATgtaaatttattgttatatttatttgtattttgaaTTTAACATTTTAGATAACGAAAAGCTTATCCTAGATATTGACCACATGTTGAGTGATAGCAATTCGTATACGTGTCGTCGTTTTGTAGGAACTATGGATATGGATGAGGAAAGAAAAAAGCCAAAAGATTGTCTCCAATGGCAGTACAGAAACAATGGATATGGATATGGATATGGGTATGGAATTCATTGATTTATTCACCCAAAAAAGAGTCCATTTGATTTTCGCTATTTACGGTTGCCTTTCGTGTCAATTTTGACAACAAAAAAAGAgatttcttcctcttctttttatTTCTACGATTCAAATCTCCTAACAGTCGGCTctaaatcttttaaaataatgattaaagcTTCAAACTAttctttttataatatattttttaaatatcatcAGTGCCGACTGACATAACGATGAcacctaaaaaattattttttaaaaatatttatcggTGTCGCCTAACATATTGatacacaatttttttaaaaaaaattcttcagTGTTGCCTGACAAATTGACGACACtcgttaaaaaatatatttttcttttttatttctctctgattcttcatatttttaacaagtattttgaaaaataaaatttggtgCCGCTTGACATATTGATGGTAGTTacacaaaattacatttttttaaagtTGATGATTGGATCATCATTTAGAGTAGTGCCGCCGGTGTGTGCAGACATTATAAAAAATGAGTCATTTTCGTACATAAATTTTGGCTTATGTAATTTTcccaaataattaattaattttcatcaattaggtaaaaaaaatcaaattttgctGAAGCCTAGCTAGATTCTTTCAGAGCTTAACAGTGTTATAAAAAATAAGAGGTACTTTCTATTGTGTATAACAAGCAGCAATTGATATGGATTTCCTGAATTGGTTAATGTACTTTGTTTTCTACTTGATATTGTTTCAAGCTTTCCTTTTGATCACAAGAAGGAAATTGGTAAGATCCCATAAGCTTCCGCCCGGTCCACCAACAATTCCGATCTTCGGGAACCTTTTCCAGGTTGGTGATAAACCCCATAGGTTCCTTGCCAAACTTGCCAAGATTCATGGGGACATCATGACTCTGAAACTTGGCCACACTACTACCGTAGTTTTTTCATCTGCAACAATGGCCAAAGAAATCCTCCAAAAGCATGATGCCGTATCTTGTAACCGAACCATTCCCGATGCCCTTCGTGCCCTTCAACATCACGAAGCCGGATTGCCTTGGATGCCTGTTTCAACCACATGGAGAAATCTTAGGAAAATCTGCAATTTGCATATTTTCGCTACTCCGAAACTTGACGCCAATCAATACTTGAGGCGCAGCAAAGTAGAACAACTCCTTGCTGGTGTTCGTGAAAGTTCCCTCATAGGAGAAGCGATTGAGATACGTCAAGCTGCTTTCAAAACTACGCTTAGTCTCATATCAAATACTATTTTCTCCATTGATTTAGCCGACTCTACTCATACTTCTGAGGAGTTCCGAGAAATTGTGCAGGGTATCATGGAAGAGTTGGGAAAACCCAACTTTGGTGATTATTTCCCTATTGCTAATCTTGACTTGCAGGGCATCAGGCGTCGAGTGGCAATTCTTTTTAGAAAGATGATGGATCTTTTCGATAAAATGGTCGATGAGCGGATGGAGTTGAGAAGGATGAATGATTATATATCAACTGATGATTTCTTGGATATCCTTCTCCAACTCAGCCACCAAGGAAACAGCGAAAAGCTCGACAGAAATCTTATCAAACATTTGATATTGGTTGTAACTTAATctcttttcagtcatttgttatTTAAGTTGTATAAGTTATTCAACTTGGTAAGAAATTGTGAAACAGGATTTGGTTGTAGGCGCAATCGAGACAACTACAAGTACTTTGGAATGGGCAATGGCGGAATTACTCCAAAACCCAAAAGTTTTGCAGGAAGCCCGAGGAGAACTGAAGCAAATAATTGGCGAGGGGAACTTGGTGGAGGAATCTAACATTACTTGTTTACCTTATTTGCAAGCAATTGTCAAGGAAACGATGAGGTTGCATCCATCGTTTCCTTTGTTACTCCCCAGAAAAGCTGAAGCAGATATCGAGATTCACAGCTTCGTCATTCCAAAAGGTACACAACTGTTGATCAACGCATGGGCTATAGGCAGAGATCCTAAGTTCTGGGACGAGCCTGACTTGTTTCGTCCAGAGAGGTTCATAAGATCAGAAATGGATGTTAAAGGAAGGGATTTTGGACTGATTCCGTTTGGAGGTGGGCGACGAATTTGCCCTGGATTACCATTGGCCATGAGAATGTTGCACTTAATGTTGGGTGGACTCATTCATTCATTTGATTGGAAACTTGAAAATAACATCACACCAGGGAGTTTAGATATGAAGGATAAGTATGGTCTTTTTCTGCATAAAGCTCAACCATTAAGAATCATCCCGATTTCAAATTAACAATATAGTGTTGGTTATTTTATCTATAACTATTGACGTGTAATAAGTGAAACTTAGCTAACGACAAGTTATTGTGTCGTAAATTTCATGTTTTCTATCATTCTGCCaatcaaataaaaatcatataaatctaTCAAAAGGAACCGAGTAATGTGCAGCTAATATTAACATTTGAACTTTAACGAAGGTTCATTTAATCTACAACCAAAAAATACTGCCGCAATACATCTTCAAAATACATGGAATAAGTAGCTTTTTTCATCGTTCCTTGAAGCTTAGTGCTCATCCATTTAATTGGAAAGAGTTTCACCTTTGTTTCTAAGATCGTTCCGAGAAACTGTGTAGACAAGAATCCTGGTACCAAGGTAATCAGTGTATCTACAAGTACATATATCAATTTCGACAAACCCTCAGACCTTACTAGTGACAACTCTTGTAGTTTTTAAAGAAATGCTCAGTTCATTGTAAATGGTACATACACCAATAGATTACCATTATAAATAGGAGTGACAATGATAAATTTGTCTAGGTTCTGAATAGGGATGACAAAGGTGGATGTTGTTAAATTCATCACCTCTCTACAGTTATCATGCTCTACTTCACCATCTGTTTGCTTCACTATGTGCTatcaaaaaatttttaaaaaattaattattcaaaatcaaaatgAGTTTCTAATCATATTATAACTTTAAACCATATGAAGGAAAACCTATCAGAGCATGAACTAAAATTCGAAATCTCTCAACTTGATTTCCCAAGTTAGATACTTATTTTGAACCCTCAAAATAGTTTTGAATactcataaaataattttcaaagaaaatccaaaaataattcttaatcaattatcaaattccttaaagcaaataaaaaaaaacctaacctaaATACAAAACACAGCTTAAAATAACAACATATTTCAAGTTTTAAATATTGAAAACCTAATATTTCAATAGTAAAACACAATTtagttaacaaaaaaaatcataaataaaaattagaaaaagggcttataaaaagaaaacagaatttcaaataaaaaaaatcagtagaCCCACTCAAGATAAAATACAAATCTTGATATTAATTTCTTTCTTTGATTGAAAAGAAAATCTGAACAAGTTtttatatggtttagggtttagctTTTGAAAGAAAATGCGATTAAGTTTTAGCAAAgagttttccaaaaaaaaaagagattaatctttaattaagaaattaaaatttaaaatttttatgtattttccaTATCTAAAATTGTGACGGTTTCATATGCCATGTGTCAGCCAGACAGTGGATATGTGTGCCATCTCATAAAAGTATTAACACCGTTAGCGCTTTGGAGTATTTTGTgcgcaataataaatattaaattgtaaaaaaaaaaaattaggtaccgaattagaaaaatatactaaatttaagtaccaaattttatattaagccttttttattaaaaatttagaattattatttttatttaagaagTCTTTACTCGAATAATTTCCATAATTTACTTTCACTTACAataaatttgatttatatattttatagtaGCGTCTTAATATTTCCGTCCTTCAATAATTGGGTCAAACAGTCAAAACCAATGTCAGTAAACTAATTTATTCAGTATTCATCAACAGTTTCAACTTTCCAATGAGGCTACTCAACAGCAAGACATTCAAGGCATGTTGCTTAAAATTGCTATAAAACAACTTCACTTTACAATTTAAATGTGTAAGAGCAAGAGCAACTAAGATGGTTTTTTTTAGTTGGTTAGTGTCAGTGTGCCTTGTTTTGTTCTTGGTCTCGTTTCAAGCCTCAAGGAAATTGAAAAGAACCGACAAGCTTCCACCAGGCCCACCCGCAATTCCGATCTTCGGAAACCTCTTTCAGCTTGGTGATAAACCCCATAAGTCTCTTGCCAATCTTGCCAAGATTCATGGGGACATCATGACTGTGAAACTTGGTCAAACAACTACTATAGTTTTGTCATCTGAAACCATGGCCAAAGAAATCCTCCAAACACACGATGCAATATCTTGTAACCGAACCGTTCCAGATGCCCTTCGTGCCCTTCAACATCACGAAGCTGGATTGGCTTGGATGCCTGTTTCAACCACATGGAAAAGTCTTAGGAAAATCTGCAATTTGCACATTTTCGCTAGTCAGAAACTTGACGCTAACCAACACTTACGGCGAAGCAAAGTAGAACAACTCCTTACTGATGTTCGTCATAGTTCCCGAATTGGGGAAGCGATAGAGATATCCACAGCTGTTTTCAAAACTTCGCTTAATCTTTTGTCCAATACTGTTTTCTCCATCGATTTTGCCGACTCTTCTTCTCATACTGCTCTGGAATTCAGAGAAACCATGCAGGCTTTCAAGGAGGAGTTTGGGAAACccaattttagtgatttttttccTACTCTTCTTGCTAAGCTAGACTTGCAAGGCATAAGGCGTCGGGTGACAATTCTTTTTGAGAAGATTATGAAGCTCTTCGATAAAGAGATTGAAAAGCGGTTGGAGTTGAGAAAGATGAATGATTATATACCAACTAATGATTTCTTGGATATTCTTCTCCAAATCAGTCAAGATGACAATGAAGAGCTCGATAGAAATCTgataaaacatttgatttttgtAGTAACTTTGTTTCCTTTTAGTttctcaatttattattattattattttttgaagttTCAGTCCATAACTTGGTAAGAATTTGTGAAACAGGATTTGTTCACCGCAGGAACGGATACAGCTACAAGTACACTTGAATGGGCAATGGCAGAATTACTTTGTAACCCAAAATCTTTACTAGAAGCCCGGAGAGAACTACAACAAATAATTGGCAAAGGGAACGTAGTGGAGGAATCTGATGTTACTCGTTTACCTTATTTGCAAGCAATTGTAAAGGAAACGTTGAGATTGCATCCTCCGGTTCCTTTCTTACTTCCTAGAAAAGTTGAAGCAGATATTGAGATTCACAACTTTGTGGTTCCAAAAGACGCACAAGTGTTGATCAATGCATGGGCTATAGGCAGAGATCCCAGTATCTGGGAAGAACCTGACTTGTTTCATCCAGAAAGGTTCATAGGATCAGATATAGATGTTAAAGGAAGGAACTTCGGTCTGATTCCATTTGGAGCTGGGCGACGAATTTGTCCTGGATTGCCGTTAGCCATAAGAATGTTGCACTTAATGCTGGGTAGACTTATTCATTCATTTGTTTGGGAACTTGAAGATGGAATCACACCTGAAAGCTTAAACATGGATGAAACTTACGGTCTTATTTTACAGAAAGCTCAACCATTAAAAATCATCGCACATTCAGTCTAAAAATATTCTGTTGAATATTTGTTGAATGTTGGCAACAATGCAGCAGCAAGGAAATATTCAGTGTGTAATTTGGTTGTTGGAACTTTTTGTAATATGTAAACTAAGTTTAGTTTGGttgtaattttgtttttactAAGGTTAGTGAGCTACTTAGCTGATTTAGTAGCTTTTTAGGTTATTATTAAGTTGATTTTACAGCTTGGATACAAGCACAAGTTACGTTTGTTTTCTTCCAATGTTATGGAGCTATTTATGCATATTGTATTGTTACTAAAACTAGTAATGAGAATTatcttttcaccaaaaaaaaactaGTAATAGTGAGAATTATCATTTTTCTCTCAACAGAATTCATCTTTTGCTTCTGTTTTTCATCTTTCAACacaaattttctttgtttttgatcTTTGGAGGAAGATGGGCCAAATCAGAAATTTAGAAACATTTAAGAGCTAATTAATTTTGACCTTGAAAAagtcaaatttaaaaaagaaaatttgatattttatttcatgtaattagtgGGCAGGTGGGATTAGCCTAATTTTAgtatatgatttgtatataaaTAAGGTCTATGGTGAACTTGAAAAGACTCCTTAATTTGCCTGGCaattgaatagaaaaaaaaaatcaatttattttcgttcttACTTTACATGAAAGAGTGGCATTCTGCGAACTTTTGTTTATTTTGGCTTAATTGTTTCCCGAGCCCTTCCCCTTTCACCAACCATCATTTCCATTCAAATTCACTACCATAACCAACCAAATCATGGTTTACTAAATCTTTACTTAGCTTTAGGTCGATATTATTTCCAGTTAGGAATCGTGAGACACATATCCACACTAAAAATCCTTCAAATCGGTATTCACCATCTTTCTGGAATATCGGGATTGACAAATGCATCTCTTAAagttaacttaattttaattcaaaaagCGTGCTGGGTTGGAGTCGTTTTGGCGGATAGTTGGAAAGATGAGTCGACCATGCTGTATTTGGATTTTCGCGAGCAAATCAAGGGCGGTTAAGGGCATTGATCCGAGTTGGATCCTTCAAAATGCAAGACTATCCGGGTCTTGAATTGCGAACGCGTGTATCGCAGTTAGACAATCAATAAGGGTTAGTTTGCAGGTCATACCGAAATCAACTACAAAAGGAAGAATTGACGGTTAGGACATTTTTAGCCGCTATAATTAGCTTATTGTTTGAAGGAGAAAACTCATTTTTGAGGATCGATTTAGAAACTAAAATTCACTGAGTCTAGGGCTAAGGCTTTATAATTCTGTTTAAGAATTCAAAatcattttctaatttattttattttcaatttacatAATTGTTAATTTATGCTATCTcacttatttaatttctatatttttttaacttccctaatttattttatttattttttaacatgtCCGTTTTGAGTCGTGTGCACGACTATTGCCACGAAGGAAATTTTGTTCATTAGAAAAACACGAAAGTTGATCATAATTATCAATCCCTGTGGACTCGACCCTATTATTCTTTACTactgtttagaattattttatcgTAAGAATTTTTATTTAGTGATTTCGACGGTCATTAccatctaaataaataataaaaatttaaaagaaaatattcttTCTCtaaattaaatacaaataaaaaataatatcaacatACAAATCATGTCAAgatacaataataaataatatgataaaacaattcatacaaaaaatacaaaattaagcaaactttatatttttattccctttctctctttctctctccaaccggaaaagtaaaaaaataaaataaaaatatggaacaCATGTAAGATACATAAGTAGAGTCAGTATATGAGTCTCGTACACCATTAATGAAGTGAAAAGTTAATTTATTAGTATCTTGAAGAAAAAAGCTAATAACTAGTTTAATAAATTGTTAATCATGTCATTGGCTCAGTGATAAATTTATgtgagttttaatttaattgttaatttgtATAATAAAAAATGCAACAAAATCATCCGTTGAGAAACCGCGTAAAAACAACTTGGTAACTGGTAAAGAGCAACTTTTATGGAAAATATATGGAACGTTGATACATTTGTGTTTTTGAGTGCTTTCCCTTAAACCTCGTATTTTCATTGATTTTGTGTAATTGAATTTGAAAGACTTGTGTCTACAATCCTAAGAATTAGCAGGCAAAGTTGAAGCAGTTAATCCCACAAAGCTGCTTATTTACACCCTTCGATAATGGGGTCTTCAGTTTCAACTCCCAAACCACGCTGCTACTTTAGTCAGAAATGGAGACCGCGTTCGGTTTCAACTTCCAAATAAGCAGCTGCGAATCTAGGGGcgtagaaaattttttattttaaccttttaaaatttttaaaattaataaaagttaaatAAGGTTAATAGGACTTTACTGCTTAGAATTGCTGTAAAATAAAATGACTTTACTGtacctaaatatatatttttttatttatttaataggaTACTAATATTAAGGAAATATGATGAATTTCTTGACTTGGTTAGTGTGCCGTGTTTTGTTCTTGCTCTTCTTTCAAGCCTTCAAGAAATTATTGGTTAATATACGAtacaacaataaataaataaaataaaagcctttagaaaataattaaagcaTGGATATACCAAATATACTGGCATGGTAGTTTATTTTAAGTAGAATTGGGATGATaatataagatataataaaatatgataaaataaatatataaaaaatttaacacatgataattttttaagtttattagtgagttttaaaaaaatatattctgttttcaaatattaaatttttaaataataattcactACTATTACTTTATTAATTTAAGAGTTAATTGCATCAAATATTCTCAAACAATGATTTTCGTTCTAAATtggtctttaaattttaaaacattctaattacattAGTAAACTCTTGAGTTTATATCAATTATGTTTGATAATAATGAGAATTatcttttcaccaaaaaaaaaaactagtaatgAGAATTATCATTTTTCTCTCAACAGAATTCATCTTTTGCTTCTGTTTTTCATCTTTCAACacaaattttctttgtttttgatcTTTGGAGCATGAACGATAGAAGATGGGCCTAATCaaaaatttaaagacatttaagcgctaattaaatttttgaccttgtaaaagtcaaattaaaaaaagaaaatctcatattttatttcatgtaattagtgGGTAGGTGGGATTAACCTTGCTAAGTTTATAATCAAATTATACAACAAATGGGCTGATAAATTTGTCTAGGTTCTGAATAGGGAAGACAATGGAGCGGGACAGGGTGGATACTGTTAAATTCATCACCGCTCTACAGTTATCATGCTCTACTTCACCATCTGTCTTGCTTCACTATGGatatataatattgaaaattattacCATCTCTATGGATATTAGATGCACCCATTCTTACCCCACCCCACCCTGCTCTTGAAGATGCTTTAAAGCCTTTTTTCTAACTCGTGTTTGTTTCCTCATTGAGTTCTCTACTCAAAGTAGGGAGCAAAAGAAGAATAGTGGAAATAGGGGGTGGTGTGgaggggaagaagatgatgaacaTTAGTAATAGGgcaaaaagtttataaaaaatgataatgtGGTGTGCATAATCAACCGGCGTTAGAGATTTAACatttgggtgactaaaatgaaaattttctctaACGATGGTGACCAAATTGCAAGTATTTTTATTTGGATGATCAAAATGAAAGCACCCAAAGAGTTGGGTGACCAATTAGGTAGTTTACTAAAAAATCTATCTAGTAGTTTTCATGATGGCTAATCTaacttgtttaaaaaattaaattgttaaaaatattaacttttaagTTGATTGGAATTTTTTCAACACTTCATCAAACAAGgcttaaggtaaaaaa is a window of Gossypium hirsutum isolate 1008001.06 chromosome D08, Gossypium_hirsutum_v2.1, whole genome shotgun sequence DNA encoding:
- the LOC107930050 gene encoding geraniol 8-hydroxylase → MVFFSWLVSVCLVLFLVSFQASRKLKRTDKLPPGPPAIPIFGNLFQLGDKPHKSLANLAKIHGDIMTVKLGQTTTIVLSSETMAKEILQTHDAISCNRTVPDALRALQHHEAGLAWMPVSTTWKSLRKICNLHIFASQKLDANQHLRRSKVEQLLTDVRHSSRIGEAIEISTAVFKTSLNLLSNTVFSIDFADSSSHTALEFRETMQAFKEEFGKPNFSDFFPTLLAKLDLQGIRRRVTILFEKIMKLFDKEIEKRLELRKMNDYIPTNDFLDILLQISQDDNEELDRNLIKHLIFDLFTAGTDTATSTLEWAMAELLCNPKSLLEARRELQQIIGKGNVVEESDVTRLPYLQAIVKETLRLHPPVPFLLPRKVEADIEIHNFVVPKDAQVLINAWAIGRDPSIWEEPDLFHPERFIGSDIDVKGRNFGLIPFGAGRRICPGLPLAIRMLHLMLGRLIHSFVWELEDGITPESLNMDETYGLILQKAQPLKIIAHSV
- the LOC107930049 gene encoding geraniol 8-hydroxylase, which produces MDFLNWLMYFVFYLILFQAFLLITRRKLVRSHKLPPGPPTIPIFGNLFQVGDKPHRFLAKLAKIHGDIMTLKLGHTTTVVFSSATMAKEILQKHDAVSCNRTIPDALRALQHHEAGLPWMPVSTTWRNLRKICNLHIFATPKLDANQYLRRSKVEQLLAGVRESSLIGEAIEIRQAAFKTTLSLISNTIFSIDLADSTHTSEEFREIVQGIMEELGKPNFGDYFPIANLDLQGIRRRVAILFRKMMDLFDKMVDERMELRRMNDYISTDDFLDILLQLSHQGNSEKLDRNLIKHLILDLVVGAIETTTSTLEWAMAELLQNPKVLQEARGELKQIIGEGNLVEESNITCLPYLQAIVKETMRLHPSFPLLLPRKAEADIEIHSFVIPKGTQLLINAWAIGRDPKFWDEPDLFRPERFIRSEMDVKGRDFGLIPFGGGRRICPGLPLAMRMLHLMLGGLIHSFDWKLENNITPGSLDMKDKYGLFLHKAQPLRIIPISN